TGGAAATCAGGGAATATGTGAAACTCGTCTTAAGAGAGCCCGGCGGTCCTGTGACGAGTACGACCTTCGGCGACTCGATATCTGTCCGGAAGACCTTTTCGAGCCCCTGTATCGAATTCTTGAACATCTTTACGCACCAGTACCTGGGGGGAATTCATTGATATTGCCACTAATAAACCTTTGTGAATGAATTATCGATTTTGATAATTTAATCAATGGTATCTGAAAACGATTGAAATCGACACAGATCTCGTGTACTTATCGAAAAGCAATGTTTTGTTTATAGATTGGCATTACGATTTTGTGCGTATGATTGCAGGTAAGATTGCAAGCCAGCAACAGAAGGGGCCTCTTTCATCGATGCTCAATCCAATAGTCCCTATTTGATTTTCATCCTTCATTTGTTCGAAAAAGCTTCAAAAAAGGTAAAAAAAATAAGGTAATGAAATTGAATGTTGGATTATACACGATCCTCAGAACTCATCGATAGAATCGAAATCCTCGTCAGAGACCTCTTCCTCTGGTTCCCGCGGGATCATATCTTTGTCCTCGGTCACTTCCGCCATGTCGACCATTTTCTCTTCCTTCTCACCGATCAGGCGCGCGATGGCTGTAACCTTGTCGCCCTCGCGGAGCCGCATGATTTTCACGCCCATTGTCGCCCTTCCCATGACCCTGATGTCAGCAACGGGAATCCTGATCACCATGCCTTGCGTGCTGGTCACAATGATTTCGTCGTTTTGAGCGACATCGAGAACTGAAACGACTTTGCCATTTCTTTCTCCAGTTTTAATCGTAATGACGCCTTTACCCCCTCTCTTCGTCTTCCTGTATACAGACACTGGCGACAACTTGCCATAACCGTTTTCGGTGATCGAAAGAAGCATCGAGTCTGGCCTCACTGCCGCCATGCTGACGACCTCGTCGCCAGGGTAGAGTCTGATCCCGATGACACCTTTTGCAGGTCTTCCCATCGGCCTGACTTCTGTTTCGTTGAATCTGACTGCTTGGCCTCCCTTCGTTGCGATGACGATTTCCTTCGTGCCATCCGTCAGTCTCGTGTCGACGAGCTCGTCGCCAGGTTCGAGGCCTAGAGCGATGATACCAGACGATCGCACATGGGAATAAGCGGTGAGAGGTGTTTTCTTGATGATACCTTTTTTCGTCGAAAAAACAAGGTAATGATTTTCGTCAAATTCCTTGATGGGGATCGTGTCCAAAATCTTCTCCCCCTCCGAAAGCGCTGGTAAGAGGTTAACGATCGGTTTCCCTTTCGAGTGTCGACTGCCGACCGGCACTTGGTAAGCCTTCAGCCAGTAAGCTTTTCCCAAATTCGTGAAAAACATCAGGTAGTTGTGCGTAGATGTGACGAAGAGATTTGTCACGTAGTCCTCCTCCTTCGTCTCCATCCCGATCAGGCCGACCCCGCCCCTCCTCTGCTGCTTGTACATATCAAGGGGCACCCTCTTGATGTAGCCGTCATGCGTGATCATGATGACCATTTCTTCATCCGGAATGAGATCTTCGAGATCCATTTCCAGCACGTCGTGAACGATTTCTGTTTTCCTTTCATCACCGTGTTTTTCTCTGATCTCGAGCATCTCTTTCTTGATAATATCCATGATCTTTCTTTCATCCGCCAGAATACTTTCTAGTTCCCGCACTTTCTTCTCGATCTCGATGAACTCGCTGCGCAGATTTTCGATTTCCAGACCTGTCAGGCGTTGTAATCTGATGTCAAGAATCGCCTTAGCCTGTTCTTCCGTGATTGCCAGACGCTGCATGAGTGCGATCCTCGCCTCCTCAGGCGTCTTCGCCGCCCTGATCATCGCGATTGTATCATCGAGCGCGTCGACCGCTTTGATGAGACCTTGCAGAATGTGATCGCGCTTCTTCGCCTCTTCAAGCTCAAACCGCGTTCTCCTGATCACGACGCTCTTCCGGTAGTCGATGAAATGCTGGAGCGCTTCTTTTAACGTAAGAACTTTCGGCTCGTTGTTGACAAGTGCGAGGTTGATAACGCCAAAGGTCACTTCCATCTGGGTATGTGAAAAGAGTTGGTTGAGGACGATGTCCTCCATCACATCTTTGCGAAGCTCAATGACAATCCGCATGCCCTCGCGATCAGATTCATCTCGCAGATCGACAATGCCATCGATTCTCTTATCTTTGGCGAGTTCGGCGATCGATTCGATGAGATTGGACTTATTGACCTGATAGGGAATCTCGGTGATCACGATTCTCTTCTTATTCTCTAACTCTTCAACCTTCGTCCGCGCTCTCACCTTTAGCTTTCCTTTACCCGTTGAATACGCTTCGAGGATGCCACTAATCCCGTAGATGATACCACCGGTCGGGAAATCGGGTCCCTTGATGTACTCCATCAGATCCTGCGTTTCCATTGATGGGTTATCAATCAGATGGACGATCGCATCGACGACTTCCCTGAGATTGTGAGGCGGGATATTCGTCGCCATGCCAACGGCGATCCCCGATGAGCCGTTGACGATGAGGTTCGGAAACTTGCCAGGGAGCACTGCCGGCTCCTTCAAACTCCCGTCAAAATTATCGACGAAATCGACCGTATCTTTCTCGATATCGGCCAACATTTCTTCCGCAATCGGCGAGAGACGGCACTCGGTGTACCTCATCGCCGCCGCTGAATCGCCGTCGACGCTACCAAAGTTACCCTGACCATCGATCAATGGATACCGCATTGAGAAATCCTGCGCCATTCTCACAAGGGCGTCGTAAACTGCCATGTCGCCATGGGGATGATATTTACCGAGGCAGTTGTGCGAGACGATACCGTTTGCAACAAATTCATGCGGTCCTGCGACCTCGAGGTCATATGTCTTCTGAGGCTCAGCACTCTCTACGCAGTTTACGCGAATGAAGAAGAGGTTGTACTGAAGAGCGTCCCCCAGCAATGGCAATTCTTCGCCGACCACATCGCCGATCAAATTGCAATCTGTTTCCTCATCAACCAACGACAAGACCGATACTGGGAATTGCGATATTTGATCTGCGAGTTTGCAAGAAAGAGATTGATCAAGTTTACACCTTTCTCTTTGATCGATGAATTTGGCAATCTGAGAGCTAGACCACGCTACCTTATCGACGCTGGTCCTCGGAACCTTTTTCTTGATATATGCAAGAGGCGATTGTTCCGTGTCATTCCTGCCTTGACGTCGATGCCCAGTCAGTTTTAAAAGTCTTTCAGCGAACAGACCATTTACTTCGATTGCATATGCGGAATTGGCGTGAGTCTGATCACGCTCAACTGGCCTTTCGCTGGATTGTTTGTTAATTGGGGTTAGGGAAGCGATTACGCCCAGATGATGTAAAATCAGCTGGACATCGGCCGCCATTTTTCGCGATACAAAAGGTAAACGGATTGATTCACTTTTAATAAGGGGATTGAGACCAGCATCAAGCATTCCTTTTAAAAGAGAAAGCAAGACATCACGAGGCGAGTGGAAAAGGGGCTCGGGAATGCCATCTTTTTCATGAATCAATTGAACGATCTGTTGAAGAAGTGAAGATGAGTCATCGGGAGAAATATGGGAAAGCGATCCATGACATAAGATAGAGGAGGTCGTGCCATCGGTACCTTTTCCGTTACAAGAAATCTGGTTCAGTGCTTTAGAGAGTTGTTCTTGAGTTGCATCATCACAAATGGTTAAAAACAGATGATCTTTTTCCCTGGTCATCGAGTTCCGCATCAGGAGATAACCTAAAAGGTAGGCAATTTTCTCGTTGATTTCGATCTGCTTCCCGTCTTTCAATCGCATGCTCGCATAACCAAGATTTTCTGGATAGATGCACCGTGCAACGACAAGATCTCCTTCCGTAAGATCTTTTGCAACCTTCCATTCGTAAGATAATGAAGAGTTGAGAATTTTAATCGGCTGCTCTGGTGTACAAACAATTTCTGCACCAGTTTCCAATCTTATTCTGACAAGCGGTTTCGGAGGCATCTCGTATAACTCGATCACCGGTGCTCGTCCGCGGTGCGTGTAAACAATGTCACCGTGTTCAATCTCTTCAATCGGGATGAGACCACGATCAGTCAGCACCCGCGTTCCGGCAACAAAACATTCACCAACAACACGCGCGCTCTTCTTGTGTGGTCTGTTCGAAAGGAGCCCCATATCGTACATCGCGTAAAGGATCCTTCTTTGAACTGGCTTGAGTCCGTCCCTGACATCCGGAAGAGCTCTGCCCACGATCACGCTCATCGCGTAATCGATGTAGGATTTCTTCATCTCGATCTCAATGGGGCGCTGGATAATTCGCGTCGCTTTGTCTTCCATGAAAACACCTATACGTCGAGATTCTCCACTTCTTTGGCATGGGCACTGATGAATTCCCTTCTTGGGAGAACCGCGTCACCCATGAGGATATTAAAGAGCAAGTCTGCCCTTCTCGCATCCTCGATTGTCACCATTTTCATCACACGTGTCTCCGGGTTCATCGTCGTTTCCCAGAGCTGTTTCGGGTTCATTTCACCGAGACCTTTATATCTCTGAATCGATACACCTTTCCCGAGGCGCTCGACTGCGTTGATTCTTTCTCTTTCTGTGTACGCGTATATCTCCGCATTTCCTTTCGAAATCCGATAGAGTGGTGGCTGCGCGATGTAAATATAACCGTTTTCGATCAGTGGCCTCATATATCTAAAGAAGAGCGTCAAGAGGAGAGTCCGAATATGTGCACCGTCCACATCGGCATCTGTCATGATGATGATTTTGTGATACCGCGCCTTGCTAATATCGAAATCTTCCTTGATACCAGTGCCGAGCGCCGTGATGAGATTCCTCACCTCAACGTTCTTCAGAATCTTGTCCATCCGCGCCTTCTCCACGTTGAGGATCTTTCCTCTCAGCGGAAGAACAGCCTGGAACTCCCTGTTTCGGCCCTGTTTTGCGCTACCACCAGCCGAATCGCCCTCAACGATGAACAACTCTGATTTAGCTGGATCCTTTTCCGTACAATCCGCTAATTTGCCGGGAAGACTCGTCGATTCAAAAAATCCCTTTCTTCTCGTCAGCTCTCTTGCCTTCCTCGCGGCTTCCCTTGCCTGAGCCGCAAGAATTGCCCTCTTGATGCAGGCCTCCGCGACCTTCGGATTCTCTTCAAGGAATTGATATAATTTCTCGTAAATCATCGAATCGACGAGACCTCTGATCTCGCTGTTTCCGAGTTTTGTCTTCGTTTGCCCCTCAAATTGTGGCTCGGGCATCTTGATGCTGAGAATCGCCGTCAATCCCTCCCGGACATCATCGCCACTGAGACTTTCGTCTCCTTCTTTCAAAAAATTGTATTTTCTCGCGTAGTCGTTCATCGTCCTAGTCAGCGCTGATCTGAACCCGATAAGATGTGTCCCGCCTTCTATGGTATTAATGTTATTAACGAACGTGTGGATGTTTTCAGAGTAAGAATCAGTGTACTGGAGAGCTGCTTCAATCAGAACATCTTCACGTTGACCAGTGATGTAAATGGGTTTCTCGTGGAGGACATTTTTTGTCTTGTTGATGTATTGAACAAATTCCACGATGCCCCCTTCATAATGAAATTTCTCTTCCCGCCCCGTTCTCTTATCTCTGAACGTGATCATGACATTTTTATTCAAGAACGCAAGATCCATCAACCTGCTTGCCAGTATGTCAGCATTGAAGTTAACATCCTCAAATATCTCTGGATCTGGTTTGAATGTAATTGTGGTGCCAGTGGTATTCGCATCCCCTATAACACGCAGTCTTTCAACAACGACACCCCTTTCAAACCGCGCGAAAT
Above is a window of Methanomassiliicoccales archaeon DNA encoding:
- the gyrA gene encoding DNA gyrase subunit A, which codes for MEDKATRIIQRPIEIEMKKSYIDYAMSVIVGRALPDVRDGLKPVQRRILYAMYDMGLLSNRPHKKSARVVGECFVAGTRVLTDRGLIPIEEIEHGDIVYTHRGRAPVIELYEMPPKPLVRIRLETGAEIVCTPEQPIKILNSSLSYEWKVAKDLTEGDLVVARCIYPENLGYASMRLKDGKQIEINEKIAYLLGYLLMRNSMTREKDHLFLTICDDATQEQLSKALNQISCNGKGTDGTTSSILCHGSLSHISPDDSSSLLQQIVQLIHEKDGIPEPLFHSPRDVLLSLLKGMLDAGLNPLIKSESIRLPFVSRKMAADVQLILHHLGVIASLTPINKQSSERPVERDQTHANSAYAIEVNGLFAERLLKLTGHRRQGRNDTEQSPLAYIKKKVPRTSVDKVAWSSSQIAKFIDQRERCKLDQSLSCKLADQISQFPVSVLSLVDEETDCNLIGDVVGEELPLLGDALQYNLFFIRVNCVESAEPQKTYDLEVAGPHEFVANGIVSHNCLGKYHPHGDMAVYDALVRMAQDFSMRYPLIDGQGNFGSVDGDSAAAMRYTECRLSPIAEEMLADIEKDTVDFVDNFDGSLKEPAVLPGKFPNLIVNGSSGIAVGMATNIPPHNLREVVDAIVHLIDNPSMETQDLMEYIKGPDFPTGGIIYGISGILEAYSTGKGKLKVRARTKVEELENKKRIVITEIPYQVNKSNLIESIAELAKDKRIDGIVDLRDESDREGMRIVIELRKDVMEDIVLNQLFSHTQMEVTFGVINLALVNNEPKVLTLKEALQHFIDYRKSVVIRRTRFELEEAKKRDHILQGLIKAVDALDDTIAMIRAAKTPEEARIALMQRLAITEEQAKAILDIRLQRLTGLEIENLRSEFIEIEKKVRELESILADERKIMDIIKKEMLEIREKHGDERKTEIVHDVLEMDLEDLIPDEEMVIMITHDGYIKRVPLDMYKQQRRGGVGLIGMETKEEDYVTNLFVTSTHNYLMFFTNLGKAYWLKAYQVPVGSRHSKGKPIVNLLPALSEGEKILDTIPIKEFDENHYLVFSTKKGIIKKTPLTAYSHVRSSGIIALGLEPGDELVDTRLTDGTKEIVIATKGGQAVRFNETEVRPMGRPAKGVIGIRLYPGDEVVSMAAVRPDSMLLSITENGYGKLSPVSVYRKTKRGGKGVITIKTGERNGKVVSVLDVAQNDEIIVTSTQGMVIRIPVADIRVMGRATMGVKIMRLREGDKVTAIARLIGEKEEKMVDMAEVTEDKDMIPREPEEEVSDEDFDSIDEF
- the gyrB gene encoding DNA topoisomerase (ATP-hydrolyzing) subunit B, which translates into the protein MEDSSYNEDRIQVLEGLQAVRKRPGMYIGSTDSRGLHHLVFEVVDNSIDEAMAGFCTRIDVTVNQDGSVTVEDDGRGIPTGILPKYDRPAVEIVMTTLHAGGKFDRKSYKVSGGLHGVGLSVVNSLSEWLEVKVRREGKEHFARFERGVVVERLRVIGDANTTGTTITFKPDPEIFEDVNFNADILASRLMDLAFLNKNVMITFRDKRTGREEKFHYEGGIVEFVQYINKTKNVLHEKPIYITGQREDVLIEAALQYTDSYSENIHTFVNNINTIEGGTHLIGFRSALTRTMNDYARKYNFLKEGDESLSGDDVREGLTAILSIKMPEPQFEGQTKTKLGNSEIRGLVDSMIYEKLYQFLEENPKVAEACIKRAILAAQAREAARKARELTRRKGFFESTSLPGKLADCTEKDPAKSELFIVEGDSAGGSAKQGRNREFQAVLPLRGKILNVEKARMDKILKNVEVRNLITALGTGIKEDFDISKARYHKIIIMTDADVDGAHIRTLLLTLFFRYMRPLIENGYIYIAQPPLYRISKGNAEIYAYTERERINAVERLGKGVSIQRYKGLGEMNPKQLWETTMNPETRVMKMVTIEDARRADLLFNILMGDAVLPRREFISAHAKEVENLDV